The Ziziphus jujuba cultivar Dongzao chromosome 12, ASM3175591v1 sequence GGACAACAAGAagaccaaaaaatataaatgataaaacaacaacaatatgaATGCATCATTATGTAATTTCATTctaagctgaaaaaaaaaaaaaaagaaaaaaaaaggacatgatttttatgaaataaagaGAGAATTAGTGCCTGCATGGGGTGTTGCTTACTATACTTTCTGTGATTGAAAACTTGTCTAGCTATTTACTACTGTTTTTGTTCACCTTTATCTCTGCAAATGGAGCATCTAAATGTGTGACAGATTTTTCTCTTCAAAGCTGCCCAATACAAAATGTCCTTATGCATTTGGATTTGGCTGGGTAGCTTTTCCCTGGTTCTTCTTTTCGTTTACTCGATGTTGAGGAGGAATACCACTGACCAATATCTATTAGAAATCTTTACCTTTATATAAAGGTTGTTTTTACCCTTTTAGGCTTTGTAAGCTTTGCTATAAAAATGCCATCTAATGGAGAAGAAAGTCAGTGATCCATGTGTATACGAGATAACATCaagtggtttaatttttaaaccaccaacttctatataattttttcataaatttttttaaaacgtggtataaagagaattaaaaaaccaaaatattaaatcacattaatcattttaaaatcatattgatcaatttttatcatatattaaaaatttatgaaaaaactatatataaaataaaatggtacAAAAGACCACCTAATTTTGTTCTCGTGTATGTAAGACTTGTACGTCCACGTATGTATTCTGTCCCACTATTTCTCTGTGCCTCTAGTTTTGGGTTACATTGACCAAATCCAATGCTTCTGTAGCAGGCCTTGACAAACATTTTGGGCCCTGCTGGGGGGTTGCCAATCGGCCTCAacatgacaatatatatatatatatatatatatatgtatgtattttttaattttgatattatcgGTCTAGTTTGTGTCATTTAGTGTAATGAATCCATTTTAAACTCCAATTAATAGAGAATTTCACTAATTTGACTTGTGTATCATCACTATTCGGAATTTAGGAGTAAATTATACATTTCTATTAACTATTAaatcttttctcctttttattgcaTAATCAGTTATgaagtttattatttatttattttttaacaaattatccCTGCAGTGAACATTTCTATCTATATTATTCAAACATAGATTCGAATCATGAAAATGCAGGAATTTAGAATAAtttgtaatgttaaaaaaataataataataattatcccCACAGCCCCTTCATCAAAGTTTATTatcatttacttttaaaattaaaattttatcttcttaaactataataaaaattttatgactATTTATTTTGAccgaacaaaataataaaattttcgcTTTTGCTGAAACCCAATACTAAACCCACCATATCAAACCCGATTGGCCCAGGCCCAGGCCCCAAAATTTACATTTGAGgcccccttcttcttcttttctgttttttttttgcccttttttttttctctctcttgaaTTGAGAATAATTTACATTGAGGCTTGCCTAAGTAATATTTGATTTATCTAATAAATACACAAGTATActgaatttcatatatttaattgatcaatatattaatataatttaattataaataaataaattattaaaaataagacataaataaatataaattaattaagtatagggatgtcaatttgccccgtcCATCTCCgaaaccgcggtgcaccgcccctaacggggcggtttttccccgAAAATTCGGGGATGCGGGGTGGGCTCGAGGCAAATACCTAAAAACCGAATCGGAGACGGGCCAGGGACAGAGAATAATAACTCCGCCCCGAATCcaccccgatatatatatatatatatttattattttttttataaaattttatttatgtaaaatcattttctttttttttatttatttttctaaatatgtattttattataattgtaaatttgttccttgatatattttattatatttatattgtattgtagtcattttctttatattttaatcataaaataatttttttatataatttttttaaaaaaatatcaattaaaaaacaaaatgaggaaAACCGTCCCGCCCCGTTCCCGCCCCGCAAAATCACCGATCCCGCCCGGCATCTAAAGAAACGGGGAAAATCGCGGGGATGAAATGTAAAATTCCCCGCGGAGACAGGGACgggattttaaatttaaaaaccgATCCCGCCCCgtcccgttgacatccctaattaaatattaatatatgatactaaaaaattaatattaaaaatatcaaaaaaataaattatatgtttttgaaaaatattaatgttaCATCAAATAAATGTACCATATCTATCAAatgtcatataaatatattaataaattgacACATAACAATTTACTTGGTACCTTGTTACACCAAGTATACCATTTGTATTTGTAGAAAAATTTCCAACTAGTACTCTCCCAACCTTGATCTTCCCGTCACCGTTCGTCAACAACCCGACATAGTGAGAAACGCGCTGGTACTTATTCTTACTGGTTCTCTTTGcttaaattattaaatcttTGATACTTAATTTGTTTTGAGAATGATTGTGAGTAGGGGGAAAAGgactctatctatatatatatattttttttttttccttataattttttttttttttttgttattttgtgtCACAGATGTTATTTTTGCGTCACGGGTTTCGGAattgttttctgtttctttctctttgttgcGATTGCTATTATTCTgaaatatttggtttttttttttttggttaaggaaataattaagaaatttttGAAACCTTTGGATTTTGGATTGAATAAAGGTTTTGGGTTAATGGATTTCGGGTCTGTGGTTTTTTTATAGTACTTAGTATTTGTTCAAATGCGGAAAAAATTTATATCGAAATAAATTTGTGGTGAGAGTTTCGTCGTTTTATGAtgctgagaaaaaaaaaaaaatcgagaaGGAAAATAAAGAGGGGTTTTTCATAATCAAATTGGTGCACACAGAGTTCATAAATGTACAATTTCTTGTTGTGCAAAGaaagcttaaattttttttttcttatttttttttttttgtttagtttttcttttaacattctTGGCTTCAAATTGATTGGTATGTTATGTTTCTTTATTCCAGTGTGGGTTCCACTAAAccttttgaaactttttttttcaataaagggGGCAAATGGACACTTCGCCCAAGTTTAGGGGGTCAAAACTTTGTCTATATTATCAGCGTTTAGCTACTAATAAATTCAATTGCTATTCAAAATTTTGTGTTTTGTAATTATAAGGAGGTGTAGATCATTTAACAGTAGAGATGTTACTTGTATATGTCTGAAGGTTGAGACTTGTAACTCGGTAGGCCAACACAGGAGCTTATTTACACAGTTTCGCAGCTTAAGTTTATATTCATAGGCTGTTCTTTTTGGCAAATAAGTTTATATTTGTAAGCTAttcaataaaattcaatatattttaagaaagtGGTACTCAGTATTAGATTCAATCCTTCTTCTCTTCTCTACCATATAATTACAAATTCCTTGCTAGCATGACAAAAAGGTTTTCAGATGATCTTCTTAGTAACTGTTTTGTTGTTGTCTTCTATGTTTCGGGTTCTCTGAAATGATAAGTAAACAATTTTGGAAAAATCGCCTTTTATGCATGTTTATTGCTGTATCTTCTTGTACTTGAGAAAGATTTCTTCTGAGGTTGACTATGCAATTTCTAAGTTCTCCATTTTGCTTTTCAGCATTTAAAAtggtttatgaattttttaatgccAATCCTGTGGTTTACAAAAAGAAAGAGCGCCAGGTCCGCGGTGCTCCAAGTGATACTGATGAATCTGCTGTCGAACCAATTGATCACCTAGAAGTTTTTGATATCCTTTCTAAATGATTATGTATATGCATATTCTTATTGAAGTGTTCCATTACATAAATTCATACATACATCATGCACATATTATGCATGcttgcatgcatgcatgatgTAACCATGTGTTATACTAAAATGTTTAAACACTTTAACCTAATCATCCCATCTATGCGATGGTTTTCACAGTAATTATAAGTTTCCTTGTGTTATGTAGAAGTTTCTTTGCAGCAAATTATGTAGGACAGTTGCattatgtattgtttttagttttcttaaCAAATTCTTACATCATCTTAGAAATATAAAAGATCCAGAGCACCATTATTCTTTGGAAGAGCTCAGAGTAATATCAGAAGATGCTATTGAAGTGGAAGATCATTGTAGTTTTGTAAGGTATATTAACTGTTGCACCTGTTTTATATTTTGCCTTCATAtagattatatgtatatttgtgtgaatatgtatataattatattaaaaaatagtaaatttttcCATAGGGTCACATTTACTCCCACAGTTAATTCATGTGGTATGGCACTCGTAATTGCTCTTTGCTTGCGCATGAAACTCATGAGAAGTCTGCCTTCTCGTTACAAGGTGAGGCCTTCTAACCAACTTGGAAGACAATATTTATCTTATGCAGAGGTTGTTGAAAATATCCGGGTTCAAGAACATCTCTCATTTTAGTTATTCTGATTGTCATGATAGAGCACTTGGTGCTGTTCTATATAAGGTTACAAACatatgatttttcaaatttatgatCATCTCTTTGGTGAGAATGCAGTCCTGCATAAAGATGCATGGTCTATGGATTTCTGTGGTAACTTGTGG is a genomic window containing:
- the LOC107429451 gene encoding protein AE7 isoform X2, with protein sequence MVYEFFNANPVVYKKKERQVRGAPSDTDESAVEPIDHLEVFDHLRNIKDPEHHYSLEELRVISEDAIEVEDHCSFVRVTFTPTVNSCGMALVIALCLRMKLMRSLPSRYKVDIRVAPGSHSDEAIAMNNR
- the LOC107429451 gene encoding protein AE7 isoform X1, translated to MVYEFFNANPVVYKKKERQVRGAPSDTDESAVEPIDHLEVFDHLRNIKDPEHHYSLEELRVISEDAIEVEDHCSFVRVTFTPTVNSCGMALVIALCLRMKLMRSLPSRYKVDIRVAPGSHSDEAIVNKQVNDKERVAASQEQPLILDLIDRCLAPSYD